A single Symbiobacterium thermophilum IAM 14863 DNA region contains:
- a CDS encoding endonuclease MutS2: MDERTLRTLEFAKIKEMLAERTATSLGREVVESLAPATDFLEVQHRQAETSEARRLYEGGHAIPLGGLHDLRAHVQRAVRGGVLDPGDLLDVADTAASSRRLKRFLEEQEGLPILTALSRMLGTFHHLEAEIRQAVDEHGEVRDDASPALAEIRRSMRILQNRMKERLDAFVRGSAAKYLQDPIVTIREGRFVVPVKIEYRAQVPGIVHDQSASGSTLFIEPMAIVEMNNDLRELALKEHEEVERILARLSSLVAGEADALLDTLQAVAQIDFASAKGKLSLDLDCTEPELVREPILEIHKGRHPLLKGRVVPIDVHIGITFDTLVITGPNTGGKTVALKTMGLFVLMAQAGLHLPAGHGTRVGVFQQVFVDIGDEQSIEQSLSTFSGHMTNIIRILDALEGPALVLLDELGAGTDPTEGAALAMSILEHLHKRGAKTVATTHYSELKTYAYTRSRVENASVEFDVETLRPTFRLLIGVPGSSNAFEISRRLGLSPHIVDRARQFLTQEQERVEDLIQGIHATRAELEKERAEAHRLRAEAQRMREEYERRYGDAQRKAAETVEKARAQAQQILATARREAEAVIAELKQALREQREAERMQAIQSARSRLARARQAVEPTEEEQRARRRGEVPRGLKPGDKVRVVSLDTTGYVLSEPDADGNVLVQAGILKMTVSLTDLERASEEQPAAGAGGPARMRTHGKGLAVSKAREMSPEVDLRGLMVEEALERVDKFLDDAVLAGLPQVRIIHGKGTGALRKAVTEALRHDRRVESYRLGGVGEGGDGVTVAKLRE; this comes from the coding sequence ATGGATGAACGCACCCTGCGGACCCTGGAGTTCGCGAAGATCAAGGAGATGCTGGCGGAGCGGACCGCGACGTCCCTGGGGCGGGAGGTCGTCGAGTCACTTGCGCCCGCGACCGACTTCCTGGAGGTGCAGCACCGGCAGGCGGAGACCAGCGAGGCGCGGCGGCTCTACGAGGGTGGCCACGCGATCCCGCTGGGCGGGCTGCACGACCTTCGCGCGCACGTGCAGCGCGCGGTGCGCGGCGGCGTGCTGGACCCCGGCGATCTGCTGGACGTGGCGGACACCGCGGCCAGCAGCCGGCGGCTGAAGCGCTTCCTGGAGGAGCAGGAAGGGCTGCCGATTCTGACGGCGCTCTCCCGCATGCTGGGCACGTTCCACCACCTGGAGGCGGAGATCCGGCAGGCGGTGGACGAGCACGGCGAGGTGCGGGACGATGCCAGCCCGGCCCTGGCGGAGATCCGCCGCTCGATGCGCATCCTGCAGAACCGCATGAAGGAGCGGCTGGACGCCTTCGTCAGGGGATCGGCGGCCAAGTACCTCCAGGACCCGATCGTGACCATCCGCGAGGGCCGCTTCGTCGTACCGGTGAAGATCGAGTACCGGGCGCAGGTGCCGGGCATCGTCCACGACCAGTCCGCCTCCGGCTCGACGCTCTTCATCGAGCCGATGGCGATCGTCGAGATGAACAACGACCTGCGGGAGCTGGCCCTGAAGGAGCACGAGGAGGTGGAGCGCATCCTCGCCCGCCTCTCGAGCCTGGTGGCCGGCGAGGCCGATGCGCTCCTGGACACGCTGCAGGCCGTGGCCCAGATCGACTTCGCCTCGGCCAAGGGCAAGCTCTCGCTGGACCTGGACTGCACCGAACCCGAGCTGGTCCGGGAGCCCATCCTGGAGATCCACAAGGGGCGCCACCCGCTGCTGAAGGGGCGGGTCGTGCCCATCGACGTCCACATCGGGATCACCTTCGACACGCTGGTGATCACCGGCCCCAACACGGGCGGCAAGACCGTCGCCCTGAAGACCATGGGGCTGTTCGTCCTGATGGCTCAGGCGGGCCTGCACCTGCCCGCGGGCCACGGCACCCGGGTCGGCGTGTTCCAGCAGGTCTTTGTGGACATCGGCGACGAGCAGTCCATCGAGCAGTCGCTTTCCACCTTCTCCGGCCACATGACCAACATCATCCGCATCCTGGACGCGCTCGAAGGCCCTGCCCTGGTGCTGCTGGACGAGCTCGGGGCCGGGACGGACCCCACCGAGGGCGCCGCCCTCGCCATGTCCATCCTGGAGCACCTGCACAAGCGCGGGGCGAAGACGGTGGCCACCACCCACTACTCGGAGCTGAAGACCTACGCCTATACCCGCAGCCGGGTGGAGAACGCCTCGGTGGAGTTCGACGTGGAGACGCTCCGGCCCACCTTCCGGCTGCTCATCGGGGTGCCCGGTTCGTCCAACGCGTTCGAGATCTCCCGGCGGTTGGGGCTTTCGCCCCACATCGTCGACCGGGCCCGCCAGTTCCTGACCCAGGAGCAGGAGCGGGTGGAGGACCTGATCCAGGGCATCCATGCCACGAGGGCCGAGCTGGAGAAGGAGCGGGCCGAGGCCCACCGGCTCCGGGCGGAGGCCCAGCGCATGCGGGAGGAGTACGAGCGGCGCTACGGCGACGCCCAGCGCAAGGCCGCCGAGACGGTGGAGAAGGCCAGGGCCCAGGCGCAGCAGATCCTGGCCACGGCCCGCCGCGAGGCCGAGGCGGTGATCGCCGAGCTGAAGCAGGCCCTGCGGGAGCAGCGGGAGGCGGAGCGGATGCAGGCCATCCAGTCCGCCCGCAGCCGGCTCGCCCGGGCGCGGCAGGCCGTGGAGCCCACGGAGGAGGAGCAGCGGGCCCGCCGCCGGGGCGAGGTGCCCCGGGGGCTGAAGCCCGGTGACAAGGTGCGCGTCGTCTCGCTGGACACCACCGGGTACGTCCTCTCCGAGCCCGACGCCGACGGCAACGTGCTGGTGCAGGCGGGCATCCTGAAGATGACCGTCTCGCTGACCGACCTGGAGCGGGCGTCGGAGGAGCAGCCCGCGGCGGGGGCCGGGGGGCCCGCGCGGATGCGCACCCACGGGAAGGGCCTGGCGGTCTCCAAGGCGCGGGAGATGTCGCCGGAGGTCGACCTGCGGGGCCTGATGGTGGAGGAGGCCCTGGAGCGGGTCGACAAGTTCCTGGACGACGCCGTGCTGGCCGGCCTGCCGCAGGTGCGCATCATCCACGGCAAGGGCACCGGCGCCCTGCGCAAGGCAGTCACCGAGGCCCTGCGGCACGACCGCCGGGTGGAGTCGTACCGGCTGGGCGGCGTCGGCGAGGGCGGCGACGGCGTGACGGTGGCGAAGTTGAGGGAGTAA
- a CDS encoding HD domain-containing protein gives MQVRDPVHGDIYLTDVEVRVLDTREMQRLRSIKQLGTAHLVFPGCVHTRFDHSLGALHMAHRLMESLRLNGFTIAPEDAQLVRLATLVHDVTHIPYGHTFEDERQIFPRHDAGPRLEHFLGIQSELGRVLAASGYLDGVKAILTGRPPAPWMGQIVSSTIDADLLDYLRRDSFFAGLRMNYDDRVLSYFIKEDGRLLINMVKHGLDRPDARTEIIHLLRMRYVLTERLYLHHAKIAAGAMISKAVELHTRHTGLREEALYGLGDQTFLDLLARLPGPGIIQQLVEGVIERRLYKRAYVLSGDTLGPERDAFIARYGGQSAAREELEEQIAKKARLKPGQVIVYCPKASYFKEVQVPVRSRHGVGPLLELDRSGEVAAMARQYEGLWRTYVFCPADKVDAVQRACEKVFGYESEYR, from the coding sequence ATGCAAGTGCGCGACCCCGTCCACGGGGACATCTACCTGACCGATGTCGAAGTCCGGGTGCTCGACACCCGCGAGATGCAGCGGCTCCGCTCGATCAAGCAGCTGGGCACGGCCCACCTGGTCTTCCCCGGCTGCGTCCACACCCGGTTCGACCACAGCCTGGGCGCGCTCCACATGGCGCACCGCCTCATGGAGTCGCTCCGGCTGAACGGCTTCACGATCGCGCCCGAGGACGCGCAGCTGGTGCGGCTGGCGACCCTGGTGCACGACGTAACCCACATCCCCTACGGCCATACCTTCGAGGACGAGCGGCAGATCTTCCCGCGCCACGACGCCGGCCCCCGGCTGGAGCACTTCCTGGGCATCCAGAGCGAGCTGGGCCGGGTCCTGGCCGCGTCGGGCTACCTGGACGGGGTGAAGGCGATCCTGACCGGGCGGCCGCCCGCGCCGTGGATGGGCCAGATCGTCTCCTCCACCATCGACGCCGACCTGCTGGACTACCTGCGCCGGGACTCCTTCTTCGCGGGCCTGCGGATGAACTACGACGACCGGGTCCTCTCCTACTTCATCAAGGAAGACGGCCGGCTCCTGATCAACATGGTCAAGCACGGGCTGGACCGGCCCGACGCCCGCACGGAGATCATCCACCTGCTGCGCATGCGCTACGTCCTGACCGAGCGGCTCTACCTGCACCATGCGAAGATCGCCGCCGGTGCGATGATCTCCAAGGCGGTGGAGCTGCACACCCGGCACACCGGGCTTCGGGAAGAGGCGCTCTACGGCCTGGGGGACCAGACCTTCCTGGACCTGCTGGCCCGGCTGCCGGGGCCTGGGATCATCCAGCAGCTGGTGGAGGGGGTCATCGAGCGGCGGCTGTACAAGCGGGCGTACGTGCTCTCCGGGGACACCCTGGGCCCGGAGCGGGATGCGTTCATCGCCCGGTACGGGGGCCAGTCGGCGGCCCGGGAGGAGCTGGAGGAGCAGATCGCGAAGAAAGCCCGGCTGAAGCCGGGCCAGGTGATCGTCTACTGCCCCAAGGCGAGCTACTTCAAGGAGGTACAGGTACCAGTCCGCTCCCGCCACGGGGTCGGCCCGCTGCTGGAGCTGGACCGCTCGGGCGAGGTGGCCGCCATGGCGAGGCAGTACGAAGGCCTTTGGCGGACGTACGTCTTCTGCCCGGCCGACAAGGTGGATGCCGTGCAGCGGGCGTGTGAGAAGGTCTTCGGGTACGAGAGCGAGTACCGGTAG
- a CDS encoding Gfo/Idh/MocA family oxidoreductase has product MASPSLSPWRNRAAGDGANPSLSPWRTRAAGDGASPSLSPWRNRAAGDGAISSRRPWRIGLAGAGAFGRFVLTALAPLPDVELAAVAARSEASRAAALAAWRAAREVAGLPPGAPEAVDDAVALAQRPDLDAVLVATPPDLQPQVAGAAIAAGKALFLEKPGALAAEPLRELALRARSRGVVAALNFVMRASPLIACVRRWYRAGLLGLPERWHVENWAGGELPPDHWFWDRSRSGGVLIEHGVHFFDEAAWVLGGRPVRAWGADWPHPRHPDAAARALAAVEYAGELDGRPWHLAATFYHGFVRRRDEHQVRELGFTAGWLRIEDWIPRRLTGVLRVEPEAARALQEAAADLVRVEVRPLPDGRTWVEAAVAGGEATYREMIREGFVRLRRAAEGEGEPLAPLTAGVAALQVAEAASAGGWRAVDA; this is encoded by the coding sequence GTGGCCAGCCCCTCCCTTAGCCCCTGGCGCAACCGAGCGGCGGGAGACGGGGCCAATCCCTCCCTCAGCCCCTGGCGCACCCGAGCGGCGGGAGACGGGGCCAGTCCCTCCCTCAGCCCCTGGCGCAACCGAGCGGCGGGAGACGGGGCCATTTCCTCCCGTCGCCCCTGGCGCATCGGGCTGGCGGGCGCCGGGGCGTTTGGCCGGTTCGTCCTGACGGCCCTGGCGCCGCTGCCGGACGTGGAGCTGGCGGCGGTCGCCGCCCGCAGCGAGGCGAGCCGGGCCGCGGCGCTGGCGGCGTGGCGCGCGGCCCGGGAAGTGGCGGGGCTGCCGCCCGGCGCCCCCGAGGCCGTGGACGACGCCGTGGCGCTGGCGCAGCGACCGGACCTGGACGCGGTGCTGGTGGCCACGCCGCCCGACCTGCAACCGCAAGTGGCCGGGGCCGCGATCGCCGCGGGAAAGGCCCTGTTCCTGGAGAAGCCGGGGGCGCTGGCCGCGGAGCCGTTGCGGGAGCTGGCGCTGAGGGCCCGGAGCCGGGGCGTGGTCGCAGCGCTGAACTTCGTCATGCGGGCCAGCCCGCTCATCGCCTGCGTCCGCCGCTGGTACCGGGCCGGCCTGCTGGGGCTTCCGGAGCGGTGGCACGTGGAGAACTGGGCCGGCGGCGAACTGCCCCCGGACCACTGGTTCTGGGATCGCTCCCGCAGCGGCGGCGTCCTGATAGAGCACGGCGTGCACTTCTTCGACGAGGCGGCCTGGGTGCTGGGCGGTCGGCCCGTGCGGGCGTGGGGCGCCGACTGGCCCCATCCCCGCCATCCGGACGCGGCGGCACGGGCCCTGGCGGCGGTAGAGTACGCCGGGGAGCTGGACGGCCGGCCCTGGCACCTGGCCGCGACGTTCTACCACGGGTTCGTCCGTCGGCGGGACGAGCACCAGGTGCGGGAACTGGGCTTCACCGCCGGTTGGCTGCGGATCGAGGACTGGATCCCGCGCCGCCTGACCGGCGTCCTCCGGGTGGAGCCGGAGGCGGCCCGGGCGCTCCAGGAGGCCGCGGCGGACCTGGTTCGCGTGGAGGTCCGTCCCCTGCCGGACGGGCGCACGTGGGTCGAGGCGGCGGTGGCCGGCGGGGAGGCGACGTACCGGGAGATGATCCGGGAGGGGTTCGTCCGTCTTCGCCGGGCGGCGGAGGGCGAGGGCGAGCCGCTGGCGCCGCTCACGGCGGGCGTGGCGGCCCTGCAGGTCGCGGAGGCGGCATCCGCCGGCGGCTGGCGGGCCGTGGATGCATAG
- a CDS encoding phosphomannomutase/phosphoglucomutase, whose protein sequence is MTQTISPLPEVIFREYDIRGVYGRTITDETARLVGRAFARLARERGFREVLVGRDNRLSSPALARALTEGITREGLDVLDIGQVVTPVLYWAREFYGIDPAVMITASHNPGDENGFKLCLGPGTLYGEAIQDLRRRAGALADASPEAEMDPRGGTGPAAGAGRVRTRDPIPSYCEMIAGRVALHRPLKVVVDAGNGTAGPIAPGLFQALGCEVIPLYCESDPTFPNHHPDPVRPENLQDLIRTVRETGADLGLAFDGDGDRLGVVDDQGQILWGDQLMILFWREILPRYPGATALVEVKCSQALVEEIERLGGRPQFHRTGHSYVKKSLRELGGPFAGEMSGHLFFADGYYGFDDALYAGARLCRLVAESGRPLSALWADVPRYPSTPEIRVDCPEERKAAVVEGVVRHFRDRYEVLTVDGARVLFPGGWGLVRASNTQPVLVLRCEGRSTEDLERVKAEMAEALARFPELGPVSWE, encoded by the coding sequence ATGACCCAGACAATTTCCCCGCTGCCGGAGGTCATCTTCCGGGAGTACGACATCCGCGGCGTGTACGGCAGGACGATCACCGATGAGACGGCCCGCCTGGTCGGGCGGGCCTTCGCCCGGCTCGCCCGGGAGCGGGGCTTCCGCGAGGTGCTGGTGGGGCGGGACAACCGGCTCTCGTCCCCCGCCCTCGCCCGGGCCCTTACGGAGGGCATCACCCGCGAGGGGCTGGACGTGCTGGACATCGGGCAGGTGGTCACCCCCGTGCTCTACTGGGCTCGGGAGTTCTACGGCATCGACCCGGCGGTCATGATCACCGCCAGCCACAACCCCGGCGACGAGAACGGTTTTAAGCTCTGCCTCGGCCCCGGCACGCTTTACGGGGAAGCGATCCAGGATCTCCGCCGCAGGGCCGGGGCCCTGGCAGACGCCTCCCCCGAGGCGGAGATGGATCCGCGAGGCGGGACTGGCCCCGCGGCAGGAGCGGGCCGGGTGCGCACCCGAGACCCGATCCCCAGCTACTGCGAGATGATCGCCGGCCGGGTGGCACTCCACCGCCCCCTGAAAGTAGTGGTGGACGCCGGCAACGGCACCGCCGGCCCCATCGCACCCGGGCTCTTCCAAGCGCTGGGCTGTGAGGTCATCCCCCTCTACTGCGAGTCGGACCCCACCTTCCCGAACCATCATCCGGATCCGGTGCGGCCCGAGAACCTGCAGGACCTGATCCGCACGGTCCGGGAGACCGGGGCGGACCTGGGGCTGGCCTTCGACGGCGACGGCGATCGGCTGGGCGTCGTGGACGACCAGGGCCAGATCCTCTGGGGCGACCAGCTCATGATCCTCTTCTGGCGGGAGATCCTCCCCCGCTACCCCGGCGCCACCGCCCTGGTGGAGGTCAAGTGCTCCCAGGCCCTGGTGGAGGAGATCGAGCGGCTGGGCGGCCGGCCGCAGTTCCACCGGACGGGCCATTCCTACGTGAAGAAGAGCCTGCGGGAGCTGGGCGGCCCCTTCGCCGGCGAGATGTCGGGCCACCTCTTCTTCGCCGACGGCTACTACGGCTTCGACGATGCCCTCTACGCCGGGGCCCGGCTCTGCCGGCTGGTGGCGGAGAGCGGCCGGCCGCTGTCGGCGCTGTGGGCGGACGTGCCCCGGTACCCGTCCACCCCCGAGATCCGGGTGGACTGCCCGGAGGAGCGCAAGGCCGCGGTGGTCGAGGGCGTGGTGCGGCACTTCCGGGACCGGTACGAGGTGCTGACGGTGGACGGCGCGCGGGTCCTCTTCCCCGGCGGCTGGGGGCTGGTCCGGGCGTCCAACACCCAGCCGGTGCTGGTGCTCCGGTGCGAGGGGCGCTCGACCGAGGACCTGGAGCGGGTGAAGGCGGAGATGGCCGAAGCCCTGGCCCGCTTCCCGGAGCTGGGCCCCGTAAGTTGGGAGTAG
- a CDS encoding glycosyltransferase family 4 protein, with protein sequence MSARLAIVSTYPPRQCGLATFSAHLRGGLLAAGAEDVAVAAMVKRDAPAEQLPETVTVIRDDLEIDYRRAAHLLNHGGYDAVLLQHEFGIFGGQAGVMVNHLLDRLEIPVIATLHTILSDPEPEYRHAMTALLQRIDATVVMARRGGEIIQQVYGADPERIAYIPHGVPAPPPGTPAEWKNRLGLSGRTVVMTFGLLGPGKGIETALQAVALASRGCPDLLYLVVGATHPEVLRREGERYRQGLEAQVAELGIQGHVRFVNRYLDEDELLGFLQAADIYLVPYPGAQQISSGTLTYALAMGKPIISTPFVYAQELLGEGAGLLVPFHDAAAMGRALSALAADAGWRTSLSAAARNRAKGFTWPEVGQSYLDLVGRLQRRAARAQGGALSVRVRQRPGGTREKALPRPRLSHLQRLTDPTGVIQHAVGPIPNLTTGYTSDDNARALLVSVWAARAGEATAQLSETYLAFLAYAQRPDGWFHNAFSYDRNPLAEDRSEDCQARCLWGLAAAATQLGGSSVAWTAAHLFRRGLAPCGSVRTLRGRAGVAVAMAEWLEHRRADGRPDGAPTDDEVRAHLIRAADGLTDAWKQHATRDWAWFEDRLTYDNALLPYALLRAGRILDVPEYRRIGLTALEFLAGATFRDGVFWPIGNDGWYVRGGRRAEFDQQPLEATAMVLACQEAGAVTGDKVWHGMALDAARWFTGRNALGVPLLDPETGGCHDGLNPHGVNRNQGAESTLAWLMAAYGLEQRSALSTAVR encoded by the coding sequence GTGAGTGCGAGGCTTGCGATCGTCAGCACGTACCCGCCCCGGCAGTGCGGCCTGGCGACGTTCTCTGCGCACCTGCGCGGGGGCCTTCTGGCCGCAGGGGCGGAGGACGTGGCCGTGGCGGCGATGGTCAAGCGTGACGCGCCGGCGGAGCAGCTCCCCGAGACGGTGACCGTGATCCGGGACGACCTGGAAATCGACTACCGCCGGGCGGCCCACCTGTTGAACCACGGCGGGTACGACGCGGTGCTGCTGCAGCACGAGTTCGGCATCTTCGGCGGCCAGGCCGGTGTCATGGTGAACCACCTGTTGGACCGGCTGGAGATCCCGGTCATCGCCACCCTGCACACCATCCTGAGCGATCCCGAGCCGGAGTACCGGCACGCCATGACGGCGCTGCTGCAGCGCATCGACGCGACGGTGGTCATGGCCCGGCGGGGCGGGGAGATCATCCAGCAGGTCTACGGCGCCGATCCCGAACGCATCGCCTACATCCCTCACGGCGTCCCCGCGCCGCCGCCCGGAACACCGGCGGAATGGAAGAACCGGCTCGGGCTGTCCGGCCGGACCGTGGTCATGACCTTCGGCCTCCTCGGCCCGGGCAAGGGCATCGAGACGGCTCTGCAGGCCGTCGCCCTGGCATCCAGGGGCTGCCCGGACCTCCTATACCTGGTGGTGGGCGCCACCCACCCCGAGGTCCTCCGGCGGGAGGGCGAGCGGTACCGGCAGGGCCTCGAGGCGCAGGTGGCGGAACTGGGGATCCAGGGGCACGTGCGGTTCGTCAACCGCTATCTGGATGAAGACGAACTGTTGGGCTTCCTGCAGGCGGCAGACATCTACCTGGTCCCCTACCCGGGGGCGCAGCAGATCAGCAGCGGTACGCTCACCTACGCGCTGGCCATGGGCAAGCCGATCATCTCCACCCCGTTCGTGTACGCGCAGGAGCTGCTGGGCGAAGGAGCCGGCCTGCTGGTGCCCTTCCACGACGCCGCGGCGATGGGGCGGGCGCTCAGCGCACTGGCCGCCGACGCCGGCTGGCGAACCAGCCTGTCCGCGGCCGCGCGGAACCGGGCGAAGGGGTTCACGTGGCCCGAAGTCGGCCAGTCGTACCTGGACCTGGTCGGCCGGCTGCAGCGGCGCGCAGCACGGGCGCAGGGCGGCGCGCTCAGCGTGCGGGTCCGGCAGCGGCCCGGCGGGACCCGGGAGAAGGCCCTGCCCAGGCCCCGGCTCTCCCACCTGCAGCGGCTGACCGACCCCACCGGGGTGATCCAGCACGCGGTGGGCCCCATCCCCAATCTCACCACCGGGTACACCTCCGACGACAACGCCCGGGCCCTGCTGGTCTCGGTCTGGGCCGCCCGGGCAGGGGAGGCGACGGCCCAGCTCAGCGAGACCTACCTGGCCTTCCTGGCCTACGCCCAGCGGCCCGACGGCTGGTTCCACAACGCCTTCAGCTACGACCGCAACCCGCTGGCCGAAGATCGCTCGGAGGACTGCCAGGCCCGCTGCCTGTGGGGTCTGGCCGCCGCGGCGACGCAGCTCGGCGGCAGCTCGGTCGCCTGGACGGCCGCCCACCTGTTCCGGCGCGGACTCGCGCCGTGCGGCTCCGTTCGCACCCTGAGGGGCCGGGCGGGCGTGGCGGTTGCCATGGCCGAGTGGCTGGAGCACCGGCGCGCAGACGGCCGTCCTGACGGGGCGCCCACCGACGACGAGGTGCGGGCCCACCTGATCCGGGCCGCGGACGGGCTGACCGATGCCTGGAAGCAACACGCGACCCGAGACTGGGCCTGGTTCGAGGACCGGCTCACCTACGACAACGCCCTCCTCCCCTACGCCCTGCTGCGGGCGGGACGAATCCTGGACGTCCCGGAGTATCGGCGCATCGGCCTGACGGCCCTGGAGTTCCTGGCCGGGGCGACCTTCCGCGACGGCGTCTTCTGGCCCATCGGCAACGACGGCTGGTACGTGCGGGGCGGACGCCGGGCCGAGTTTGACCAGCAGCCGCTGGAGGCGACGGCGATGGTGCTGGCCTGCCAGGAGGCCGGGGCGGTCACCGGGGACAAGGTCTGGCACGGCATGGCGCTGGACGCGGCCCGGTGGTTCACGGGAAGGAACGCGCTGGGCGTGCCGCTGCTGGACCCCGAGACAGGCGGCTGCCACGACGGCCTGAACCCCCACGGCGTGAACCGCAACCAGGGCGCGGAGTCCACCCTGGCATGGCTGATGGCGGCTTACGGTCTGGAGCAGCGCTCGGCGCTCAGCACGGCTGTGAGGTGA